The Streptomyces europaeiscabiei genome window below encodes:
- the yaaA gene encoding peroxide stress protein YaaA, with translation MLVLLPPSEGKAPSAGGAPLKLEGLSLPMLTGAREAVIGELVELCAGDQDKAREVLGLSEGLRGEVAKNAELLTAGTRPAGQVYTGVLYDALDLATLETAAKQRAARSLLVFSGLWGAVRVTDRIPSYRCSMGVKLPGVGALGTHWRTPMASELPEAAGDGLVLDLRSSAYTAAWKPKGEVAGRTATVRVLHAPTRKVVSHFNKATKGRIVRSLLSAGIAPKGPAELVEALRDLGYVVEVEPAAGAGKAWTLDVLVNEVH, from the coding sequence GTGCTCGTCCTGCTGCCCCCGTCCGAAGGCAAGGCCCCCTCCGCGGGTGGCGCTCCGCTGAAGCTGGAGGGGCTTTCGCTGCCGATGCTCACCGGGGCGCGGGAGGCGGTGATCGGTGAGCTGGTGGAGTTGTGTGCCGGTGACCAGGACAAGGCGCGTGAGGTGCTCGGGCTGAGCGAGGGGCTGCGCGGGGAGGTCGCCAAGAACGCGGAGCTGCTGACGGCCGGGACACGCCCGGCCGGGCAGGTCTACACGGGGGTGCTGTACGACGCCCTCGACCTGGCCACCCTGGAGACCGCGGCCAAGCAGCGGGCCGCTCGCTCGCTGCTGGTCTTCTCGGGGCTGTGGGGCGCGGTCCGCGTGACGGACCGTATCCCCTCCTACCGTTGCTCGATGGGCGTCAAGCTGCCGGGCGTCGGCGCGCTCGGCACGCACTGGCGTACGCCGATGGCGTCGGAGCTCCCCGAGGCCGCCGGCGACGGACTCGTCCTGGACCTGCGGTCCTCGGCGTACACGGCCGCATGGAAGCCGAAGGGCGAGGTGGCGGGGCGGACCGCGACCGTACGGGTACTGCACGCCCCCACCCGGAAGGTCGTCAGCCACTTCAACAAGGCGACCAAGGGCCGCATCGTGCGGAGTCTGCTGTCGGCCGGGATCGCGCCCAAGGGCCCGGCGGAGCTGGTGGAGGCCCTGCGGGACCTCGGATACGTGGTGGAGGTGGAGCCTGCGGCGGGGGCCGGGAAGGCGTGGACGTTGGACGTGCTGGTGAACGAGGTCCACTGA
- the eda gene encoding bifunctional 4-hydroxy-2-oxoglutarate aldolase/2-dehydro-3-deoxy-phosphogluconate aldolase — protein sequence MPSSPPPLSYVSVLDLAPVLPVVVVDDPADAVPLARALVAGGLPAIEVTLRTPGALDAVRAIAADVPAAVVGVGTVVTPAQVTEAVAAGGRFLVSPGWTDVLLKAMRASGVPFLPGVSTASEVVALLERGVREMKFFPAEAAGGTAYLKSLAGPLPQARFCPTGGIGAGNAPEYLSLPNVGCVGGTWMLPEAAVAARDWGRIEGLAREAAGLLRERLSAQV from the coding sequence ATGCCCTCGTCGCCGCCCCCGTTGTCGTACGTCTCCGTCCTCGACCTGGCGCCCGTGCTGCCGGTGGTCGTCGTCGACGACCCCGCCGACGCCGTGCCGCTCGCGCGGGCACTGGTCGCGGGCGGGCTGCCGGCGATCGAGGTGACCCTGCGGACGCCGGGCGCGCTGGACGCCGTACGGGCGATCGCCGCGGACGTTCCGGCGGCGGTGGTCGGGGTGGGCACGGTCGTCACCCCGGCGCAGGTGACGGAGGCCGTCGCGGCGGGCGGGCGCTTCCTGGTCAGTCCGGGGTGGACGGACGTACTGCTGAAGGCGATGCGGGCGTCCGGGGTGCCGTTCCTGCCGGGGGTGTCGACCGCGTCGGAGGTCGTGGCGCTCTTGGAGCGAGGGGTGCGGGAGATGAAGTTCTTCCCGGCGGAGGCGGCCGGCGGTACGGCGTATCTGAAGTCGCTGGCCGGGCCGCTCCCGCAGGCGCGCTTCTGCCCGACCGGGGGGATCGGCGCGGGCAACGCGCCGGAGTATCTGTCCCTCCCCAACGTCGGCTGTGTGGGTGGCACTTGGATGCTGCCGGAGGCTGCCGTGGCCGCGCGGGACTGGGGGCGGATCGAGGGGTTGGCGAGGGAGGCGGCGGGCCTCCTCCGCGAGCGGCTTTCAGCGCAGGTGTGA
- a CDS encoding histidine phosphatase family protein: protein MREFIVEADGGSRGNPGPAGYGSVVLDAVTGETLVEAAEYIGVATNNVAEYRGLIAGLKAAYELDPEASVRVRMDSKLVVEQLSGRWKIKHPDMKPLAAEAARVFPPGRVTYEWMPREQNKHADRLANEAMDAGKRGERWSPSASTAELGTRADGTAKVMPPEPSGPPGDATAGAARARAALAGARGETKAKGHAATSPPATAAEAAPNPLLSPGVPDVPGVPGVPGEATAASADLPGVGEVAAVPPGDAVVAAVLPGVGEAPAGPPGTADAVGASPLSAAPPRAATSSTGTSAEPAGSFGAPADSSTVFAGSSAVPGGLFGAPGGSSAVPGGSFGAPGGSSAVPGGSSGAPADSSTAPAVSSAAPVPSPADRAAEPGGGGTRSAKAAADSRAARNVASTAPDLGTPATLVLLRHGETPLTAQKRFSGSGGSDPSLSDIGRYQAERVAAALAARGTIQEIVSSPLARCRETAGIVAARLGLGVTVEDGLRETDFGAWEGLSFGEVRERYADDMTAWLTSPDAEPTGGGESFEAVAHRVAATRDELVAAHRGRTVLLVSHVTPIKTLVRLALGAPPESLFRMELSAASLSALAYYADGNATLRLLNDTSHLR, encoded by the coding sequence GTGCGGGAGTTCATCGTCGAGGCCGACGGCGGTTCCCGGGGCAACCCGGGGCCGGCGGGCTACGGTTCCGTCGTCCTGGACGCGGTGACGGGCGAGACGTTGGTGGAGGCCGCCGAGTACATCGGGGTCGCCACGAACAACGTCGCCGAGTACCGCGGGCTCATCGCGGGCCTGAAGGCGGCGTACGAGCTGGACCCGGAGGCCTCCGTCCGGGTCCGTATGGACTCCAAGCTCGTCGTCGAGCAGCTGTCGGGCCGTTGGAAAATCAAACACCCCGACATGAAGCCGCTGGCCGCCGAGGCCGCGCGCGTCTTCCCGCCCGGTCGCGTGACGTACGAGTGGATGCCACGAGAGCAGAACAAACACGCCGACCGGCTCGCCAACGAGGCGATGGACGCGGGAAAGCGGGGGGAGCGGTGGTCGCCGTCGGCGTCCACCGCCGAGTTGGGCACACGGGCCGACGGGACGGCGAAGGTCATGCCCCCGGAGCCGTCGGGCCCGCCCGGGGACGCGACAGCCGGCGCCGCGCGGGCGCGGGCGGCGCTGGCGGGAGCGCGGGGCGAAACCAAGGCCAAGGGTCACGCGGCGACATCGCCCCCGGCGACCGCCGCCGAAGCCGCCCCGAACCCCCTTCTGTCGCCCGGCGTTCCCGATGTTCCCGGCGTTCCCGGCGTTCCCGGCGAAGCCACGGCCGCTTCCGCCGACCTGCCGGGCGTTGGTGAGGTTGCGGCTGTCCCGCCGGGTGATGCCGTGGTTGCGGCTGTCCTGCCGGGCGTTGGTGAGGCTCCGGCTGGCCCGCCAGGCACCGCCGACGCTGTGGGGGCCTCCCCGCTCTCGGCTGCGCCTCCTCGGGCCGCGACGTCTTCCACCGGTACGTCCGCTGAACCTGCCGGTTCGTTCGGTGCGCCTGCTGACTCGTCCACTGTCTTTGCCGGTTCGTCCGCTGTCCCTGGCGGTTTGTTCGGTGCGCCTGGCGGTTCGTCCGCTGTTCCTGGCGGTTCGTTCGGTGCGCCTGGCGGTTCGTCCGCTGTTCCTGGCGGTTCGTCCGGTGCGCCCGCCGACTCGTCCACCGCCCCTGCCGTTTCGTCCGCAGCCCCCGTTCCTTCCCCGGCCGACCGCGCGGCGGAGCCCGGTGGTGGTGGCACCCGGTCGGCCAAAGCCGCCGCAGACAGCCGTGCCGCCAGGAACGTCGCTTCCACCGCCCCCGATCTCGGAACCCCCGCCACCCTCGTGCTGCTCCGCCACGGGGAGACCCCCCTCACCGCGCAGAAGCGGTTCTCGGGGAGCGGCGGGTCGGACCCTTCTCTCTCCGACATCGGCCGTTACCAGGCGGAGCGGGTCGCCGCCGCTCTGGCCGCCCGCGGGACCATCCAGGAGATCGTGTCGTCGCCGCTCGCCCGCTGCCGGGAGACGGCGGGGATCGTCGCGGCCCGGCTCGGGCTCGGGGTGACGGTCGAGGACGGGCTGCGGGAGACGGACTTCGGCGCGTGGGAAGGGCTGAGCTTCGGCGAGGTGCGGGAACGGTACGCGGACGACATGACCGCCTGGCTGACCTCCCCTGACGCCGAACCCACCGGCGGCGGCGAGAGCTTCGAGGCCGTCGCCCACCGCGTCGCCGCCACCCGCGACGAGCTGGTCGCGGCGCACCGGGGCCGTACCGTCCTGCTCGTCAGCCACGTCACGCCGATCAAGACCCTCGTACGCCTGGCCCTCGGCGCACCCCCGGAGTCCCTGTTCCGCATGGAACTCTCGGCGGCGTCCCTGTCGGCCCTGGCCTACTACGCGGACGGCAACGCCACCCTCCGCCTCCTCAACGACACGTCACACCTGCGCTGA
- a CDS encoding zinc ribbon domain-containing protein, giving the protein MNAAPADQIRLLDVQGLDVRLQQLAHRRRSLPEHAEIESLTKDHTQLRDLLVAAQTEESDTAREQTKAEQDVDQVRQRAVRDQQRLDSGAVSSPKDLENLQREITSLAKRQGDLEDIVLEVMERRESTQERVAELTERVGAVQGKVDDATARRDAAFEEIDAEVAKVTKEREVISGSVPADLLKLYDKLRDQQGGVGAAKLYQRTCQGCRQELSITDFNDVRKASPDTVVRCENCGRILVRTSESGL; this is encoded by the coding sequence CTGAACGCCGCGCCCGCCGACCAGATCCGCCTCCTCGACGTCCAGGGCCTGGACGTACGCCTGCAGCAGCTCGCGCACCGGCGGAGGTCGCTGCCCGAGCACGCCGAGATCGAGTCGCTGACGAAGGACCACACCCAGCTGCGCGACCTGCTCGTGGCCGCGCAGACCGAGGAGAGCGACACCGCCCGCGAGCAGACCAAGGCCGAGCAGGACGTGGACCAGGTGCGTCAGCGCGCCGTCCGCGACCAGCAGCGCCTGGACTCGGGTGCCGTCTCCTCCCCGAAGGACCTGGAGAACCTCCAGCGCGAGATCACCTCCCTCGCCAAGCGCCAGGGTGACCTGGAGGACATCGTTCTGGAGGTCATGGAGCGCCGGGAGTCCACGCAGGAGCGGGTCGCCGAGCTGACCGAGCGGGTCGGTGCCGTCCAGGGGAAGGTCGACGACGCGACCGCGCGCCGGGACGCCGCGTTCGAGGAGATCGACGCCGAGGTGGCGAAGGTGACGAAGGAGCGCGAGGTCATCTCGGGCTCGGTCCCCGCGGACCTCCTCAAGCTCTACGACAAGCTGCGCGACCAGCAGGGCGGCGTCGGCGCGGCCAAGCTGTACCAGCGCACCTGCCAGGGCTGCCGCCAGGAGCTGTCGATCACCGACTTCAACGACGTCCGCAAGGCGTCGCCCGACACGGTCGTCCGCTGCGAGAACTGCGGCCGCATCCTGGTCCGTACGTCCGAGTCGGGCCTCTAG
- a CDS encoding Nif3-like dinuclear metal center hexameric protein, with translation MPRLSEVIAALDALWPPERAEGWDAVGTVCGDPDQEVTRVLFAVDPVREIVEEAVRLGADLLVTHHPLYLRGTTTVAASTFKGRVVHTLIKNDIALHVAHTNADTADPGVSDALAGALDLRVVRPLVPDPADPTGRRGLGRVCELDHPVTVRELAERAAERLPATAQGIRVAGDPEALVRTVAVSGGSGDSLFDDVRAAGVDAFLTADLRHHPASEAVARTTEGTHTPLALLDAAHWATEWPWCELAAAQLDEISDREGWDLRVHVSKTVTDPWTAHAASSHPSPATALPTSASRDSSSSDPLGAPN, from the coding sequence GTGCCCCGTCTGTCTGAAGTCATCGCCGCGCTCGACGCCCTCTGGCCGCCAGAGAGGGCCGAGGGGTGGGACGCGGTCGGCACGGTGTGCGGAGACCCGGACCAGGAGGTCACGCGGGTACTGTTCGCCGTCGACCCGGTGCGCGAGATCGTCGAGGAAGCGGTGAGGCTGGGCGCCGATCTGCTGGTCACCCACCATCCGCTCTATCTGCGCGGTACGACCACGGTGGCGGCCTCCACCTTCAAGGGCCGCGTCGTGCACACCCTCATCAAGAACGACATCGCGCTGCACGTCGCCCACACCAACGCCGACACCGCCGACCCCGGGGTCAGCGACGCCCTCGCCGGCGCGCTCGACCTCAGGGTCGTACGCCCCCTCGTACCGGACCCCGCCGACCCGACCGGGCGGCGCGGTCTCGGCCGGGTCTGCGAGCTGGACCACCCGGTGACGGTACGGGAGCTGGCCGAGCGGGCCGCCGAGCGGCTGCCCGCCACCGCGCAGGGCATCCGGGTCGCCGGTGACCCCGAGGCGCTCGTCCGCACGGTCGCCGTCAGCGGCGGCTCCGGCGACAGCCTCTTCGACGACGTACGCGCGGCCGGTGTCGACGCCTTCCTCACCGCGGACCTGCGCCACCACCCGGCCTCCGAGGCCGTCGCCCGCACCACGGAAGGCACCCACACACCTCTCGCGCTGCTCGACGCGGCGCACTGGGCCACCGAATGGCCCTGGTGCGAGCTGGCAGCCGCCCAGCTCGACGAGATCTCCGACCGCGAGGGATGGGACCTGCGCGTCCACGTCTCCAAGACGGTCACCGACCCCTGGACCGCCCACGCGGCGTCCTCCCACCCGTCGCCCGCCACCGCCCTTCCGACGAGCGCTTCGCGCGACTCTTCTTCTTCTGACCCACTGGGAGCCCCCAACTGA
- a CDS encoding SMP-30/gluconolactonase/LRE family protein, with product MRIRVTHAAAIPALAAVLVSTPSASAATAADRSQPVITQVKTAAAFNFASGDSPENITANPDGSLTVSLLGAPANKPPKLVRITASGQRTTLVTGHQGDQITGNTRGNDGTVYYNVNSDDASRNGTWKLPPHGRPQRLAALPADGLPNGLAIDRTGRTLYAADSYNGTVWAVPVSRGAARVWLTGPELAPDPKTSLKLGVNGVRFHKGAVWVSNFNQGTLLRIPVTAHKDPGPIQTVADKLPDFDDFSFLNNHSDTVFAAQNDPTDRVSVVHPNGTHETALTVDDGLASPTTTAVRGNQLYIANAGFNAPHDAKLQRGTINLHALTAHSRHH from the coding sequence ATGCGCATTCGCGTCACTCACGCCGCAGCGATCCCTGCTCTCGCGGCCGTTCTCGTCTCGACGCCGTCGGCGTCCGCCGCCACCGCAGCAGACCGTTCACAGCCGGTCATCACCCAGGTGAAGACCGCGGCCGCGTTCAACTTCGCCTCCGGCGACTCACCCGAGAACATCACCGCCAACCCGGACGGCTCCCTGACCGTGTCCCTACTGGGCGCCCCCGCGAACAAGCCGCCCAAGCTCGTGCGCATCACCGCATCCGGGCAGCGCACCACCCTCGTCACCGGGCACCAAGGCGATCAGATCACCGGCAACACCCGCGGCAACGACGGCACCGTCTACTACAACGTGAACTCCGACGACGCCTCCCGGAACGGGACCTGGAAACTCCCCCCACACGGCCGTCCCCAGCGTCTGGCCGCCCTGCCCGCCGACGGCCTGCCCAACGGCCTGGCCATCGATCGGACGGGCCGTACCCTCTACGCCGCCGACAGCTACAACGGCACGGTATGGGCCGTGCCCGTCTCCCGCGGGGCGGCGAGGGTCTGGCTGACCGGCCCGGAGCTCGCACCCGACCCCAAGACGTCCCTCAAGCTGGGCGTGAACGGCGTCCGCTTCCACAAGGGCGCTGTGTGGGTGAGCAACTTCAACCAAGGCACGCTGCTGAGGATCCCGGTCACCGCCCACAAAGACCCGGGCCCCATCCAGACCGTCGCCGACAAGCTCCCCGACTTCGACGACTTCTCCTTCCTCAACAACCACTCAGACACCGTCTTCGCCGCGCAGAACGACCCGACTGACCGGGTCAGCGTCGTGCACCCGAACGGGACCCACGAGACTGCCCTGACCGTCGACGACGGCCTCGCCTCCCCCACCACCACCGCCGTACGCGGCAACCAGCTGTACATCGCCAACGCCGGATTCAACGCACCCCACGACGCAAAACTGCAGCGCGGAACCATCAACCTCCACGCCCTCACCGCGCACTCCCGGCACCACTGA
- a CDS encoding aldo/keto reductase, translating to MPQVSLNNGVQMPILGFGVFQIPEDQTQQAVEAALEAGYRLLDTAAAYENERAVGRAIAASGIPRDELFVTTKLWVQDYGQDSAERAFDRSLDRLGLDYLDLYLTHQPFGDYYGSWRAMEDLNRAGRTRAIGVSNFYPDRLADLITHHEIVPAVNQIETHVFFQRVGDQNLMREHGVQHESWGPLAEGGQGFFDNPVLVDIARAHDKSVAQIALRWLVQREIVVIPKSVRPERMAENLDVFDFQLTADEMARIAGLNTGRSHIFDHHDPEKVTWLGGVRFDT from the coding sequence ATCCCCCAGGTTTCCCTCAACAACGGCGTTCAGATGCCGATTCTCGGCTTTGGCGTCTTCCAAATCCCCGAAGACCAGACCCAGCAGGCGGTGGAGGCCGCGCTCGAAGCCGGCTACCGCCTGCTCGACACCGCCGCCGCGTACGAGAACGAGCGCGCCGTGGGCAGGGCCATCGCCGCCAGCGGCATCCCCCGCGACGAGCTGTTCGTCACCACCAAACTGTGGGTCCAGGACTACGGCCAGGACAGTGCCGAGCGCGCCTTCGACCGCTCACTCGACCGCCTTGGTCTCGACTACCTCGACCTCTACCTGACCCACCAGCCCTTCGGCGACTACTACGGGTCATGGCGGGCCATGGAGGACCTCAACCGGGCCGGTCGTACCCGGGCGATCGGGGTCAGCAACTTCTACCCCGACCGGCTTGCCGACCTCATCACCCACCACGAGATCGTCCCCGCGGTCAACCAGATCGAGACGCACGTGTTCTTCCAGCGCGTGGGCGACCAGAACCTGATGCGTGAGCACGGCGTCCAGCACGAGTCCTGGGGGCCGCTCGCCGAAGGCGGCCAGGGCTTCTTCGACAACCCCGTGCTCGTCGACATCGCCCGCGCCCACGACAAGTCCGTCGCCCAGATCGCCCTTCGCTGGCTCGTCCAGCGCGAGATCGTCGTGATCCCGAAGTCGGTGCGGCCCGAACGCATGGCAGAAAACCTCGACGTCTTCGACTTCCAGCTCACCGCCGACGAGATGGCACGCATCGCCGGCCTGAACACGGGCCGCAGCCACATCTTCGACCACCACGACCCCGAAAAGGTCACGTGGCTCGGCGGGGTGCGGTTCGACACCTGA
- a CDS encoding aldo/keto reductase has protein sequence MEHRLLGRTGLSVSEMCLGAMMFGPWGNPDHDEATRTIQRALDAGINFIDTADVYSHGESEEIVGRAIKGRRDDIVLATKFHNPMGDDPNQRGNSRRWIMRAVEDSLRRLGTDYIDLYQVHRPSLDTDIEETLGALTDLVRQGKVRYLGSSTFPGSQIVEAQWAAHDRCLERFVCEQAPYSMLVRGIEADVLPTAARHGMGVITYSPLAGGWLSGRWRQDADLPTPSPARQRLADRFDMSLPVNQRKLEAAEALAHLAEDNGVTLIEMAIAFALNHPSVVSVLIGPRTLQHLETQLPAADVVLDPAVLDRIDAIVTPGTVINPADSSFANPALEPAARRR, from the coding sequence ATGGAGCACCGTCTGCTGGGCCGGACCGGCCTGTCCGTCAGCGAAATGTGCCTGGGCGCGATGATGTTCGGCCCGTGGGGCAACCCCGACCACGACGAGGCCACCCGGACCATCCAACGCGCCCTGGACGCCGGCATCAACTTCATCGACACCGCCGACGTCTACTCCCACGGCGAGTCCGAGGAGATCGTCGGACGGGCCATCAAGGGCCGCCGGGACGACATCGTCCTGGCCACCAAGTTCCACAACCCCATGGGGGACGACCCCAACCAGCGCGGCAACTCCCGACGCTGGATCATGCGGGCCGTCGAGGACTCGCTGCGCCGGCTGGGAACCGACTACATCGACCTCTACCAGGTGCACCGGCCCTCACTCGACACGGACATCGAAGAGACCTTGGGCGCCCTGACGGACCTGGTACGCCAGGGCAAGGTCCGCTACCTCGGCTCCTCCACCTTCCCCGGCAGTCAGATCGTCGAAGCCCAGTGGGCCGCCCACGACAGGTGCCTGGAGCGGTTCGTGTGCGAACAGGCCCCGTACTCCATGCTCGTGCGAGGCATCGAGGCCGATGTCCTGCCGACCGCGGCCCGGCACGGCATGGGAGTGATCACCTACAGTCCGCTCGCCGGTGGCTGGCTCTCGGGCCGCTGGCGCCAGGACGCCGACCTGCCCACCCCGTCACCGGCCCGGCAGCGCCTCGCTGACCGCTTCGACATGTCCCTGCCGGTCAACCAGCGAAAGCTGGAGGCGGCCGAAGCCCTCGCCCACCTGGCCGAGGACAACGGAGTGACGCTGATCGAGATGGCCATCGCGTTCGCGCTCAACCATCCCTCGGTCGTCTCGGTCCTCATCGGCCCGCGCACGCTCCAGCATCTGGAGACGCAACTGCCCGCGGCCGACGTGGTCCTGGACCCCGCGGTCCTGGACCGCATCGACGCCATCGTCACCCCCGGCACGGTCATCAACCCGGCCGACAGCAGCTTCGCCAACCCCGCCCTGGAACCGGCGGCCCGCCGACGCTGA
- a CDS encoding MFS transporter, with protein sequence MSSPSSTKPDPSAAALLTGDGGTAAPAGKVKLPPVVWLLGAITFIMGTSEFVVSGLLPEISGALGVSVSSAGTLITAFAVGMMIGAPVMSLATRRLPRRSALVAALLVFAAGHVVSALSSSLGLAIVGRVAAALGNGTFWAVGAVVATAAAGPAASTRATGVMVGGITLANIVGVPLGTAAGQLGGWQAPFWMLAALAVAAAVVVARRLPADTTRADTSLRAETAALKHPRLWLVYLAIALIQAGIMAAYSYVAPLLTERAHLASAVVPLAMLGFGIGALAGTTVGGRLGDRRPYTTLIPATAVTAAILGAITLWATNSVVAVVLVVLLGAAGFANNPIVVGEVVRIAGAGRSLPMALATSAFQVGIAAGSWLGGIALTSSLGLKGPSLTGFAFALTALLPLGLLASSHRKTESARS encoded by the coding sequence GTGAGTTCCCCCTCGTCCACGAAGCCGGATCCCTCGGCCGCCGCACTCCTCACAGGTGACGGCGGCACGGCAGCGCCCGCCGGGAAGGTCAAGCTGCCGCCGGTGGTGTGGCTGCTGGGTGCCATCACCTTCATCATGGGCACCAGCGAGTTCGTCGTCTCGGGCCTGTTGCCGGAGATTTCCGGCGCCCTGGGTGTCAGCGTCTCCAGCGCCGGGACGCTGATCACCGCCTTCGCCGTCGGCATGATGATCGGCGCGCCCGTGATGTCCCTGGCGACCCGGCGCCTGCCGCGTCGCTCGGCCCTGGTCGCCGCGCTGCTGGTCTTCGCCGCGGGGCACGTCGTCAGCGCGCTCAGCTCCAGCTTGGGGCTCGCGATCGTCGGCCGGGTTGCCGCCGCGCTGGGCAACGGCACCTTCTGGGCCGTGGGCGCGGTGGTGGCGACCGCGGCTGCGGGACCGGCCGCCAGCACCCGTGCCACGGGCGTGATGGTCGGCGGCATCACCCTCGCCAACATCGTCGGCGTCCCGCTCGGTACGGCAGCCGGCCAGCTGGGCGGCTGGCAGGCCCCCTTCTGGATGCTCGCCGCTCTCGCCGTGGCCGCCGCCGTGGTGGTGGCCCGCCGGCTGCCCGCCGACACCACACGCGCCGACACATCTCTGCGCGCCGAGACGGCCGCGCTCAAGCATCCGCGCCTGTGGCTGGTCTACCTGGCCATCGCGCTCATCCAGGCCGGCATCATGGCCGCCTACAGCTACGTCGCCCCGCTGCTGACCGAGCGGGCCCACCTCGCGAGTGCCGTGGTACCGCTGGCGATGCTCGGCTTCGGCATCGGCGCCCTGGCCGGCACCACGGTCGGCGGACGCCTCGGCGACCGCCGGCCCTACACCACGCTGATCCCGGCCACCGCAGTCACGGCCGCGATCCTGGGTGCCATCACCCTGTGGGCGACCAACAGCGTCGTGGCCGTGGTCCTGGTCGTGCTGCTCGGCGCAGCCGGCTTCGCCAACAACCCGATCGTCGTCGGTGAGGTCGTCCGCATCGCCGGAGCCGGCCGGTCCCTGCCCATGGCCCTGGCCACGTCCGCCTTCCAGGTCGGCATCGCCGCGGGCTCCTGGCTCGGCGGCATCGCCCTGACCTCCAGCCTGGGCCTCAAGGGCCCGTCGCTGACCGGCTTCGCCTTCGCTCTCACGGCCCTGCTGCCGCTGGGCCTGCTGGCCTCCTCCCACCGCAAGACGGAATCAGCGCGGAGCTGA
- a CDS encoding NADP-dependent oxidoreductase, with protein MRAAVYRSLGGPDVVEVAEVDKPVPGLSEIRIKVQAAGLNPTDVAAWSGGFFPAPPEGVAYGLGWDVAGIVDAVGPGIHWKPGQSVIAFSHGLPLGLNRGQAEYIVVPSQAIAAAPAGVDPVHAATIPLNGLTAAQSVELLGIQAGQTVLITGAEGAVGGYAVQLAKRRGAVVIASDLSSDGEFATKVAGADVYVPASQPLVETVRTVRPEGVDAVLDTARLGQTAIGAVADGGRFVTTRLDALPQTERGIRVLLTQVGPDAATLSTLSDLAAAGHLALRVAETYPLQDAAQAYARMIKGGLQGRVVLTMD; from the coding sequence ATGCGCGCAGCCGTTTACCGTTCGCTCGGCGGCCCGGACGTCGTCGAGGTCGCCGAAGTCGACAAGCCTGTACCGGGCCTGAGCGAGATTCGTATCAAGGTCCAGGCGGCCGGGCTCAATCCGACCGATGTGGCGGCTTGGAGCGGGGGCTTCTTCCCCGCTCCGCCGGAGGGGGTCGCCTATGGCCTCGGCTGGGATGTCGCCGGCATTGTCGACGCCGTCGGCCCGGGGATCCACTGGAAGCCCGGACAGAGCGTCATCGCGTTCAGCCACGGCTTGCCCCTGGGGCTGAACCGGGGCCAGGCCGAGTACATCGTGGTTCCTTCCCAGGCGATCGCCGCGGCGCCCGCCGGTGTCGACCCCGTCCACGCCGCCACCATCCCCCTCAACGGCCTGACCGCCGCCCAGTCCGTCGAACTGCTCGGCATCCAGGCGGGCCAGACCGTGCTCATCACCGGGGCGGAGGGAGCGGTCGGCGGCTACGCGGTGCAGCTGGCCAAGCGCCGGGGAGCCGTGGTCATCGCCAGTGACCTCTCGTCCGACGGCGAGTTCGCGACGAAGGTGGCGGGGGCCGACGTATACGTGCCGGCGTCGCAGCCGCTCGTCGAGACCGTCCGCACGGTGCGCCCCGAAGGAGTCGACGCCGTTCTCGACACAGCCAGGCTGGGGCAGACCGCCATCGGTGCGGTGGCGGACGGCGGCAGGTTCGTGACCACACGGCTCGACGCCCTGCCTCAGACCGAGCGAGGCATCCGGGTCCTCCTGACGCAGGTCGGCCCGGACGCGGCGACGCTTTCGACGCTGTCCGATCTGGCCGCGGCCGGACACCTGGCGCTGCGCGTGGCCGAGACCTACCCGCTGCAGGATGCCGCGCAGGCATACGCCCGCATGATCAAGGGCGGGCTCCAGGGGCGTGTCGTCCTCACCATGGACTGA
- a CDS encoding MerR family transcriptional regulator yields the protein MRIGEVAEQAGVSVRALRYYEEQGLLGATRTGGGQRQYPEGAVARVRMIQQLYAAGLASRLVREVLPRCMNEGPSPVGFSDSLITERARIDRQINDLTAVRARLDEIIEVATDPSHPHHSHPVRGGIAASTA from the coding sequence ATGCGGATCGGAGAGGTCGCCGAACAGGCGGGGGTGAGCGTCCGGGCACTGCGGTACTACGAGGAGCAGGGGCTGCTCGGTGCCACCCGTACCGGTGGGGGGCAGCGTCAGTACCCGGAGGGCGCGGTCGCCCGGGTCAGGATGATCCAGCAGTTGTACGCCGCCGGCCTGGCGAGCAGGCTTGTTCGCGAGGTCCTGCCGCGGTGCATGAACGAGGGCCCCTCGCCCGTCGGGTTCAGCGACAGCCTCATCACCGAACGGGCCCGCATCGACCGCCAGATCAACGACCTGACGGCAGTGCGCGCCCGCCTCGACGAGATCATCGAGGTGGCGACGGACCCCAGCCACCCGCACCACAGCCACCCCGTACGCGGCGGCATCGCCGCCAGTACCGCCTGA